One stretch of Carassius gibelio isolate Cgi1373 ecotype wild population from Czech Republic chromosome B1, carGib1.2-hapl.c, whole genome shotgun sequence DNA includes these proteins:
- the LOC127948488 gene encoding neuronal acetylcholine receptor subunit alpha-3-like, with amino-acid sequence MNSAGRVTLFLLLIVLITQDCFSSKGEDRLFRRLFRRYNQFIRPVENVSDPVTVEFEVSISQLVKVDEVNQIMETNLWLRHIWNDYKLKWAPAEFDGIEFIRVPSNKIWRPDIVLYNNAVGDFLVEDKTKALLKYDGTITWVPPAIFKSSCPMDITYFPFDYQNCSMKFGSWTYDKAKIDLVLIGSKVNLKDFWESGEWEIIDAPGYKHDIKYNCCEEIYPDITYSFYIRRLPLFYTINLIIPCLLISFLTVLVFYLPSDCGEKVTLCISVLLSLTVFLLVITETIPSTSLVIPLIGEYLLFTMIFVTLSIVITVFVLNVHYRTPMTHTMPCWVRTVFLRALPRIMLMRRPLDLSESSGKGGLESGGSSGTGAGKGGEGKKRKNSGSQQGAMNSLEFGEGKAALEGKKGGCPCHPMKEATEGDCGKVSRQLNPQAINTVVAFSVVSPEIKQAIESVKYIAENMRSRNKAKEVEDDWKYVAMVIDRIFLWVFVLVCVLGTMGLFLQPLIGFFS; translated from the exons ATGAATTCTGCGGGGAGAGTCactttgtttttgcttttaattGTCCTGATAACGCAAG ATTGTTTCTCATCTAAAGGAGAAGACAGGTTGTTTCGTCGTTTATTCAGGAGGTATAATCAGTTCATTCGGCCAGTGGAAAATGTGTCTGACCCCGTCACAGTGGAGTTTGAGGTCTCTATCTCACAGCTTGTTAAAGTG GATGAAGTCAATCAGATCATGGAAACAAATCTTTGGCTGAGACAT ATATGGAATGACTACAAGCTGAAGTGGGCACCTGCAGAGTTTGATGGAATTGAGTTCATCAGAGTCCCATCAAATAAAATCTGGAGGCCTGACATTGTACTTTACAACAA TGCTGTTGGGGACTTCTTGGTGGAGGACAAAACCAAAGCTCTTTTGAAATATGATGGAACTATCACGTGGGTCCCTCCTGCAATCTTCAAATCATCCTGCCCTATGGACATCACATACTTCCCTTTTGACTATCAGAATTGCTCTATGAAGTTTGGTTCCTGGACCTATGACAAGGCCAAGATTGACTTGGTACTTATTGGCTCAAAGGTAAACCTTAAAGACTTCTGGGAGAGTGGAGAGTGGGAGATCATTGATGCACCTGGTTATAAACATGACATCAAGTACAACTGCTGTGAAGAGATCTACCCAGACATAACTTACAGTTTTTACATACGGCGACTGCCCCTCTTCTACACTATTAACCTTATTATCCCATGCCTCCTCATCTCCTTTCTGACAGTACTCGTCTTCTACCTTCCATCAGACTGTGGTGAGAAAGTGACATTGTGCATCTCTGTACTCCTTTCTCTTACTGTGTTCCTTCTTGTCATCACGGAAACCATCCCGTCCACTTCACTCGTGATCCCTCTGATAGGCGAGTACCTTCTCTTCACAATGATTTTCGTCACCCTCTCTATTGTCATCACCGTCtttgtactgaatgtgcactaTCGCACCCCTATGACCCACACTATGCCTTGCTGGGTCCGTACTGTCTTTCTCCGAGCTTTACCCCGCATTATGCTCATGCGCCGGCCTCTCGATCTATCAGAGTCTTCTGGAAAAGGAGGACTAGAaagtgggggctcgtccgggactGGAGCAGGAAAAGGAGGAGAGGGAAAGAAGAGGAAAAACAGTGGATCTCAGCAGGGAGCAATGAACTCTTTGGAATTTGGAGAAGGGAAAGCAGCATTAGAAGGCAAGAAAGGCGGATGCCCATGTCACCCAATGAAAGAGGCAACAGAGGGGGATTGTGGGAAAGTGAGTCGTCAGTTGAATCCACAGGCTATTAACACAGTTGTGGCTTTTTCTGTGGTGTCACCCGAGATCAAACAGGCTATTGAGAGTGTGAAGTACATTGCTGAAAACATGAGGAGCCGCAACAAAGCCAAAGAG